The nucleotide sequence CGACGCAGAACGATCCGCAGCCGGCCGCCGGCCCTCCCTGGTGGCTTGTCATCGGTCCCGGGTTCGCCGCGCTTATCGGTCTGTTCCTGCTCACCGTGATCTACCGCTTCGACGGTGAACCGGCCCTGCAGATCGACTTGGGCATATCCAGCCAGTCGCTGCTGCTGAACGGAGTCGTCGCGTACGTGGTCGCGGCCGCGCTCGCCTTCCCGGCGGGTCTGTTGCCCGGTGCCCGGTTCCCGACCTCGGTGACCGTGTCCGCGCTCGTCTTCATGCTGCTGGGCGTGCTCTTGGTCGCCTTCGGGCCCAGCAGCGGGATGCTCCTGGTCGGCCGGGTGCTCAACGGACTCGGCGCGGGCGCCGCCCTAGGCGTGACCGTCGCGTTGATCCGGCGTCTCAGGACCGGTCGTGGCGCAGCGACCGGGGTGACGGCGGGGCTCGGCGTCCTCGCCCTGGTGATCGCACCGGTCCTGGGCGGGCTGCTCTCGGACGCCACCGGCTTCCGGATCGTGTTCGTGGTGGCCGCGTTGTTCGTGTTCGTGGCGCTCGTCGTCGCCGGGATCCTCGGCATCGTCGCGCTGGCCAAGCCGAAGACTGTGCCGTACGCCTGACCTTCAGCCGCCGAGCGTCCCCAACACCGCGAGCACTTCGTCCGGCACGTCGAGGAGGGCTTCCACCTCGGACACCTTCGCGGCCACGCGCCGGTGCGTCGCCCGGCCGCGGGCGCTGAGGTGGACGAGGACGCGGCGTCTGTCGGCGGCGTCGACCTCGCGGTAGGCCTGCGCGGTGGTCACGAGTTTGTCGACCACCCTGGTCAACGTCGGGGCGGTGGCGAGCGTCCGGTCGGCGAGGTCGGCCATGGCGAGACCACCCTTGCCACTCAGGGTGTCCAGCACCAGCCATTGGTCCAGGGTGAGACCTTCCTTGACGAGCACCTGCTCCACCCGGGCGGCGACGGCGCGGGCGGCGCGGGTGAGCGAGCCGGTGAGCGACGTTCCGGCGGTCGTGACACCGCGTGTCCCCATATCCCGTCCCCTTGCCAAAACCGGACACCCTCGCAATACTTCCAGGTGAAAGCACTTTGACCTTACCGGGCCACCGCACGGAGCGCCATGCCCCCACGCCTCGCCACCCGGCCCCGCGACGACACCTGGCGTGTGGCCATGGTGGTCCCGTTGCAGGGGCCGGCAGGACTGTTCGGCCCGTCGTGCGAGGCGATCACGGAGCTGGCCGTCCACGAACTCAACGAATCCGGCGGCATCCTCGGCAGGCGGGTCGAGGCCGAGGTGGTCGACGGTGGCGGCACTCCCGCGCGAGTAGCCGGCGAAGTGCGGCGTCTGGTCGACAGCGGGCGGGTCGACGCGGTGAGTGGCTGGCACATCTCGTCGATCCGGCACGCGCTCGCGCCGGTCGTGGCCGACCGGGTGCCGTACGTGTACACCTCGCTCTACGAAGGCGGCGAGCGCCGCTCGGGCATCTTCTGCACGGGCGAGACGCCGCGCTGCCAGATCGAGCCGGCACTGCGCTGGCTGCGCGATCACCTCGGTGCCCGGCGCTGGTTCGTCGTCGGCGACGACTACGTCTGGCCGCACCGGTCGACCCGCGCGATCCGCCAGTACGCCAAGGATCTCGATCTGCGCATCACCGGAGAGGCGTTCGTCGGGCTCGGCGCG is from Amycolatopsis lurida and encodes:
- a CDS encoding MFS transporter; this translates as MYLPTQNDPQPAAGPPWWLVIGPGFAALIGLFLLTVIYRFDGEPALQIDLGISSQSLLLNGVVAYVVAAALAFPAGLLPGARFPTSVTVSALVFMLLGVLLVAFGPSSGMLLVGRVLNGLGAGAALGVTVALIRRLRTGRGAATGVTAGLGVLALVIAPVLGGLLSDATGFRIVFVVAALFVFVALVVAGILGIVALAKPKTVPYA
- a CDS encoding MarR family transcriptional regulator, with product MGTRGVTTAGTSLTGSLTRAARAVAARVEQVLVKEGLTLDQWLVLDTLSGKGGLAMADLADRTLATAPTLTRVVDKLVTTAQAYREVDAADRRRVLVHLSARGRATHRRVAAKVSEVEALLDVPDEVLAVLGTLGG
- a CDS encoding substrate-binding domain-containing protein, producing MPPRLATRPRDDTWRVAMVVPLQGPAGLFGPSCEAITELAVHELNESGGILGRRVEAEVVDGGGTPARVAGEVRRLVDSGRVDAVSGWHISSIRHALAPVVADRVPYVYTSLYEGGERRSGIFCTGETPRCQIEPALRWLRDHLGARRWFVVGDDYVWPHRSTRAIRQYAKDLDLRITGEAFVGLGAGDMSTVVRQVEQSTSDGVLMLLVGQDAVRFNRAFAAHGLSDRLLRFSPLMEENMLLASGAHATGDLYVSAAYFRSMVTADAMDLLGRYVGRNGPGAPALNNAAESCYEGLHTLAELVGRAGTSELPALNAAIDGVAYHGPRGTIEFRGQQADQHVHLAVADGYDFEVLTRL